One genomic window of Punica granatum isolate Tunisia-2019 chromosome 1, ASM765513v2, whole genome shotgun sequence includes the following:
- the LOC116203545 gene encoding proline-rich extensin-like protein EPR1 encodes MAPKFMLVLLIFVVLYTTVAGQLPPKRLPPRRGPPRRPPPPEETSLEEELDHHPPKGYKPPPKHKPPTMEEATELDGHHPPKGYKPPPKHKPPTTEEEATKLDGHHPPKGYKPPPKHKPPTAEEEATELDGHHPPKGYKPPPKHKPPTAEEEAIELDGHHPPKGYKPPPKHKPPTAEEEATELDGHHPPKGYKPPPKHKPPTAEEEATELDGHHPPKGYKPPPKHKPPTAEEEATELDGHHPPKGYKPPPKHKPPTAEEEATELDGHHPPKGYKPPPKHKPPTAEEEATELDGHHPPKGYKPPPKHKPPTAEEEATELDGHHPPKGYKPPPKHKPPTAEEEATELDGHHPPKGYKPPPKHKPPTAEEEVTALNGHHPPKGYKPPPKHKPPTSN; translated from the coding sequence ATGGCTCCCAAGTTCATGCTAGTGTTGCTCATTTTTGTGGTGTTATACACCACCGTGGCTGGTCAATTGCCACCGAAGAGACTGCCCCCAAGGAGAGGGCCCCCGAGGAGGCCTCCACCCCCGGAGGAGACTTCCCTCGAAGAGGAGCTCGATCACCATCCTCCCAAGGGCTATAAACCGCCACCAAAGCACAAGCCACCCACAATGGAGGAGGCCACTGAACTCGATGGTCATCACCCTCCCAAGGGCTACAAACCACCACCCAAGCACAAGCCACCGACCACGGAGGAGGAGGCCACTAAACTCGATGGTCATCACCCTCCCAAGGGCTACAAACCACCACCCAAGCACAAGCCACCGACCGCGGAGGAGGAGGCCACTGAACTCGATGGCCATCACCCTCCCAAGGGCTACAAACCACCACCCAAGCACAAGCCACCGACCGCAGAGGAGGAGGCCATTGAACTCGATGGCCATCACCCTCCCAAGGGCTACAAACCACCACCCAAGCACAAGCCACCGACCGCGGAGGAGGAGGCCACTGAACTCGATGGCCATCACCCTCCCAAGGGCTACAAACCACCACCCAAGCACAAGCCACCGACCGCGGAGGAGGAGGCCACTGAACTCGATGGCCATCACCCTCCCAAGGGCTACAAACCACCACCCAAGCACAAGCCACCGACCGCGGAGGAGGAGGCCACTGAACTCGATGGCCATCACCCTCCCAAGGGCTACAAACCACCACCCAAGCACAAGCCACCGACCGCGGAGGAGGAGGCCACTGAACTCGATGGCCATCACCCTCCCAAGGGCTACAAACCACCACCCAAGCACAAGCCACCGACCGCGGAGGAGGAGGCCACTGAACTCGATGGCCATCACCCTCCCAAGGGCTACAAACCACCACCCAAGCACAAGCCACCGACCGCGGAGGAGGAGGCCACTGAACTCGATGGCCATCACCCTCCCAAGGGCTACAAACCACCACCCAAGCACAAGCCACCGACCGCGGAGGAGGAGGCCACTGAACTCGATGGCCATCACCCTCCCAAGGGCTACAAACCACCACCCAAGCACAAGCCACCGACCGCGGAGGAGGAGGTCACTGCACTCAATGGCCATCACCCTCCCAAGGGCTACAAACCACCACCCAAGCACAAGCCACCGACTTCCAACTAA